CATGCTCCCAAAATTGGAAAGAAAGAATGAAGCACATGTGAATTCAGTAGGCGGTGAGAATCATCCTAAAGCATAAACACAGTGGAGCTTAAGTTCTATCTTCCTCTTGCATATCAAGTTGAAGCTATGGTATAAAAGGTAAAAGATAGTACTTTGCAAGCTAGCTACTATTTCTCTACTGCAAGGATGAGTTCATTGAATTACCAGGCAGTAATTTTGATGCCTAGGCCTTTTTTGTCCAAGCAACAAGATTTGATCAATATCGGTGTCATCTGTGTAGCCATTCCTATCCTTGTCACCCTGATGAGGAGCCCATGTACTATTCCACCATGAGCTGAACCCGGTTTATCGGCCTCAAATGGCCTCACGGCAGTTATACTTATGTGACCATCCTTGTTGGTGCTGAGCTTCTTTGAGTTACTCTGTGAATTCGTCAAATGTCATGCCATCAGAACGATAGACTAGTGCTTTGCAGTGCATTGGTGGTGTCTTTAGAGTTTTATTTAGTTTAGATTGATGCTTGAAACGGTTCCTGCTTTTATACGGGTTTAGCTCATGTGTCAAGTGAAAGGAATGTTCTATTATTGTTTATTTTAtagtaatatatttttgtttatctTGAGAAAATGCTTCCTCAAATTTATTGGATATAGATGTGTTACTTTAGGATCATATCCTTCAAATACCTGTGAATACATATTGATGGATCACGACTTTGTTTCTTGTCTGGAGGAACCTgaaagttttatttgattcttgtGCTTACAGCAAGCTTCACATGTGTTATTATCTGAGTATGACTTCATTACATGACTTTATCTAGGGTGTTAATTATCACATAAAGAAAGGAAACATTTTATATTACATATTATTTGTACTTTTTTTGCTGTAtacatttagtttttttttttctttttggaaatgTTATCACACTAGAATGAGAAAATTGTGTGTGATGGTGAAGGGGTAAGGATGCAATAATTACTCGGCACTATGTCAATGGTCTATCTTTGATATTTGTCCTAAAAAATTGTTGGCGCGGGATTTGGCAACCCTGTGCAACACGAATCCGTCCGGGGATAACTATCGCTTTTTGCAGTGACACACGACTTGTTTATGAGCAAACAAGCAAATAATTTCAATCGGCAACCTTGAGGATTGCTATTCGGACAATTTACAAGCAATTTGACAAAGAACTACCATCTAAATCGTGGGGATTCAATGTAGCAGCGAAGAACTACCCTAAAACTACCTTAAAGTGCAGGAAAGTAAGGTAGAACGAAAGTAGATGAAATTATTGCAATTGACTGAATTGTTACAATATTCCTCCACTCCTTCAACTATTTATAGAGGGCTTGAACTTTGCCTTATAGAAATAGGACTCTCTACCCTAAAATCCACACAAACACACCCTGTTCGGCCAAAAACACGAAAAGAATCCAAACAGATCTATGAATCCAATTCGACTCGGACTGaatgtcggatggtccagcgaggACAAATTTCTAAgcgccagaacatccggtgagttcaactcggTTAGACCTTGAATTCTTTCCTAAtatacaccagatagtccagcgCTGAACGCTGAAAATGAACTCACCAAGTATTTACCGGACTAATATTTCTAAAGAGCAAACTCTCTGCAAGGAAACCCACTTGttcacaccggatagtccagtgtttgtgaatgaactcaccggagtattcgcCGGACTAAATTTTTTAAGAACAAATTCTACTACAAGATTTAAAATATatgcaccagatgatccgacgttGACACCGAAACCCTCGTCGGAGTAATTCTTGTAAAGAGCAATTTTTTTCTCAAGAAATAAATCAGTcttaactcatcggatggtccgtcATTCAGCCAAGTGTATCACTGGagcaatttttttagagagcaTGTCACCTTGcaagaaaaaaatccttgcgttcaccgaatggtccggcaACCATAAGACACCCTGccggactattttttccagaaagtatGTTTTCGGCAAGAATCAATCCTATAAGCACCAGATAGTTCAATGACTACATGGCTCCTTCGCCGAACTATCcggcattaaaaaaaaaaaggatcgtGTCATATTTTGCTATCAATAAAAACGAGGAAAATTAAATGAGAAGGGTGCATCCATCTTTTCAAAACCAGTATTCGGCATATTTCTATGTATGATTATGACATAAAAGTACTGCAAAGATTTTATTTCATTTggattcactactacagaacggGTCATATGTAGCGCTCCATCAgtgtatcagtgtcgattccaACTACGAACCAACACTAATAGTTGATTATCAATGTCGGTTATAGTCACAACTGGCACTGAAGGTACCTAGACCTGAAATTTTAGTTGAATTGCGTTTTGGCTCAGTCTCGCGTCCGTCGGCTCTGACCGCTCCAGTATCTCTTCCTCACGTGTCCTCCACCACAAGTCCACAAGCTagcctctctctccaccttatctcttgcGCCGCCACTTCACACCGCTCCTCCtctgtgaggacccgtccaaacaatattcaaattaatcatcagacggatcattattcataatccaacctcgacgattaacccgaataccattccggcagtcccggcacatgttttgtgcccaaggatcggaacacatgcctccaacatagtgcatcacaatatagcttaataaagagcaagtaagaaacatttatattacaaaagttaagcatgcaactgatttcaacagtttacaacaaaagcgagctaggaggagacaaaacccctcaactcctaaccaacaaaagatctacgtagcggaagaaaataaactatacaacaaaagtatatggagccacatgcccttaggctccatatcaagaacaccgagttcggagtagaatgtgctactcctgcccgccaccctgatcggcaggcacaaagtagccaaatatcgcctcttcctcgccaacctgtgaacctacatcaacttaagggcagcaccctgagtacgaaggtactcgcaagtcttacacaatatagagcacatatacatagctcgactccaaggatcatgcattagctggtagcaaggattaaacatggttaagtgaattaaagcggtaagcaacctagacatatgtgtgtgcaactaacttgaccaacatatatgaaactaccctgcatcaccaactgaacataagtaattgtaatcaacatgtgtatcaaaagtataacaagtaccaactctgacCACCCCCACATAACCACCATGTCCATACCGCCACCACAAACCTgaaccacaaatccacaacgaatctctacgaccgatacggatgaaataatagcatgctcatgaccgagagtgcggcagttcgaactgtttatacaccctgcaggggatactcctagacccacacgacacgaggaccatacggcttgtgccacccgctaaagtgcacacaaggggtacccgtgacaacctttcccaactagccccaactgtgtggggcatgcatcgctcggcgcggcgatactagaactactcccggagcaaactagtactgcttacaagcccgctcgctcacaccgtcgatgttcacacccacaaagccacagctgtgaaggtattcggctcaccttaccattagatcggcatgtggtgagtaaggtaagtgctaaagccaacagtACCGACGgatggccttaaacgatgcaagcggtctatggtgctcgggtttcctctcccgacctgccccctggactttccaccgaggcagacgacacccctaacaccgtccacatctcgtctcatactcaccactcaccaaccatctcgccatcagcatgtatttgtaatcaatagtaatccctatactcgcgaacaacgaaaaacaccgtcgttcgacttctaccaaaagacctaagcattactaagcatgtatatcgtactcgtacctagatgtaacaccatctctaggctacaaggaaattacttaaacaattgaccaaggtagaaagatgtaatcggcataggttctacccaagggtacccgacacatgcatacatacataagcatattcatcaattgagacttccaaatttgacatgggtgaaatatgttagttgcttgccttgatgcactggttcacaaaggtgcggcgcctcgggatcgacctcgctcgccgggatcgttggttcggcgatctctaaaaagaataacgcgtgcaatgcaatgagtatgaatgaagtgcaaatatatgccacaatatgcatataatagatgaaaatatttttcctagatagaacaagtcataagaaaactagcaaaattggattcatcaattttggacttatgatgaattaacggtgaattaatgaagctttaacctaattaattaatctcagaaatttaattcattatttcatggctggagatatttttagtaggtagagtaggttattatgaaaccaacaaaatttgtttcataatttttggagttacagagaatctattatgaattttacaaatttcagcaagcagtaaTTGTGCTGTCTAGgtgtacagcggtcagaccgagggtCACCGGCGGGTTAGACCGCAAAGACTGAGGGTTAGACCGCCAAGACTCACGGTTAGACCACCGGAAACGCGGTCAGACCACCCcagtacagagagttttggcccctggcggtctgaccgaccttggggtggcggtcaaACCGACCGCTGGGGGTCACCAgaggcactttgggagctcaccggcgacaatTCCagcgacatttggagtggggacttggatctagagcatcacattgacttcctctatcgcataggacaacatgcataCGTTGAAATTGACCAAAACTcagctattgcttctaattcatcaagaactcatgaacttcaaacccgtagctcaaaattcgaaatccaaccatccaaaaggtggattcttgccatgggagtttaggggactcacccaaagtcctttaccaaggttgtggaccgtcgattgaaggaggaaacagaggaaaaagctcgggagacgaagaaatccggtgttcttcacatttcaaccctaacaccaaaagacaccaaatccggctcaaatccttcggcaATGAGCAAaaaaattggaggaatggaatgcttgtgagcttgtgatcgcaatggtaccatatGCATACTTTGATTCGGTtcctagagcgcggatttgagagagaaaggagagaggaagtgagagggagagtgagctcttgctcccttgctttggttggttgggagaggagagaggcacgtgagtgggagtgagggagcaggtggggctgctgcccaagtggagggagggaTGGTGGGGctgggtgggtcccacatgttagagagcaAGATGTCTATTTTAACTacgaatttaattcttttctctcccaaatttctttctctcatccaaatgatctcaaacgaattgcattagtaatccgaattataattacgcaaatttaaacataatgcttaaaagcatgattatgcttaattgcgtgattaggaatttgggacgtgacatccTCTCTTGCGTCGCTACCCACCAGGTCATCGGCGCAAGTACCATCCAGCTCCTCTTCCACTTCACACCGCTCCTCCTGTCCTATGTTGCCACCCACCAGGTCACCGGCGCGAGTACCATCCAGCTCCCCTTCCACTTCACACCGCTCCTCCTCTCTTGCGCCACCACCCACCAGGTCGCTGGCGCGAGTACCACGACTGCCTCGAGCGTGGCCATGAGCCTAGAGTTGCCTCGAGCGCGGCCACGAGCGATGAGGGTTCAGTGGCGAGGAGGTTGAGCACGACCGACCGTTCCCAGCGCGTGCGGCTCCCTTGGATGACGCGAAGGATGCTGATACCGCAAAGTGAGTCCCTTGGATTGTGTTCATATGGATTGTGTAACtgtttgagatgagtatatggatgagatttgtgcttgtgtttgtaTAGATTGTGCAATCTATTTGTGCTTGTGTTCATATGGATTGTGTAACTATTTGGGATGAGTATATGGATGAGATTTGTGCTTGTTTTCGTATGGATTGTGCAATCGATTTGTGCTTGTGTTCTCATCAACTCATGAATATGGATGTACCAGCCTTAATTGGGCAAGCAATTGATCCTATGGCTCAATTACTGGTGAGGGGAGCAGCGGTAGAACCAgatttgtgcttgtgttgtatggatgagatgtgtgagatgtgttgtatggatgagatgtgTTCGATTTGAGCATGCGGCGGCGGTAGCAGGAGCACGACCGCGGTGGCAGCGGCAGGAGCACAACGATGGTGGTGGTAGCAGCCGAACCGGCTCTTTCGAGCCGGCTCGTTTATTTTTTGGCTCAAGAAgctttatcagtgccggttggaggcATGAACCAGTACTGAAAAGAACTTTTAGTACAGGGTCTGGAATtggtgactatcagtaccgagtaaagAGTGCTGGTTGAAAAACCGGCGTTGATACCGGTTTTTCAATCGGCACTCTTATgcctttttgcagtagtgatTTGATACGGTGTTTTCAGGTATCCAATTGCAATACAGATTTCCCACTTGTACATGTTTTGTATTCATATGCATGTGGTTTAGAATAACACACACATGATCAAACATGCACCTTCTTCATAAACAATCTTAACTTTTGAACTAATATGGATCTTGATAACTATTTGGTGGAGAACGATGATGTAGGCTTCTAACCAAGGATGACCAGAACACCTAGCAATTGTTACACCACACTCTAAGTGTTATCAACCACGCCAAGAATGTGACTAACCTGAACACCAGGTTCTTGTCCTTGTAAGAAATCTTAAAATaaacaagaacaaagaagaagtAATATGAAATTAACTAAGATCAACATCACACAAAAGAGAGGTCCAGTAAACAGTAAGTGATTGGTCTAATTGATACAAGCACATTGTAGTATTCTCAACATAAGGGGGAGAAGTAACCACAACTAAACCTAGATTTGACATGGTGCCTTCAACCCTACATGgaggagagcaagagagaggtATCATAATGTTTCCTTTCACCGGGGGAGGGCGCCCACAACTTGGGCTTGGACTCTCTCTCACTTACAAGGCCCATGTTGACCTAAATAGGTGATAAAACATCTCTCTTTCATATATGTGATGTGTATAACATGATTATGAAGATGGAGTCAGGTTCGTTGGAAATATCTCATTGTAAGCTTTTCAGCAAGTGCTCATACTCCTCCAACATACTCCGTATGCAAGAATTATGCATGTTTTAAGTTGATGCTGTCGGCTGAATCCAAATTGACTGTAATAGTGTTGACCTGAACTTGTTGTAGTAGCACTGCTCCCCTCACCTTGGTTCCTACTTAGAATAAAATCACAAGACTTAGGTAACAACTCATCCTTAATAGGCAAGCGATAAACTCCTATAAACGAACTCaccttataatttaattattatgCATGAGCTCTTGTTATTGGATCGTGCAATGGTGCTGGTGGAGGATTATTGTGTTTATTcaaaagagtgatatcctcatcagaTCTTTACACTATAGCTTATATGTCTTCTTTTGTCACGAGTCAGTGGTTGAGTTATTAATCCATATTTCCAAATAGATATCTTAGCTTATAACCAattattaaataatattttcctGGAAACTAatattctgattttttttttcaaaatgatCTTAGTGGttcaattatattaatttgTGCACCCTGAACTCTATATTCAACATAAAACCTCTGGGCCAATTTAGTTTCTTTTATCCTATTTAACTCAGGTTGCTATTTGTGGTTGCTTTTAAATAGCTTAAATCATGCTTCTTCCGGCAGTCCATGCAAAGAATCTGAATTTTAGAAAGTTTATTTCTATGTTCTTATTTGATATACAGCAAGCCCCTAAGCCAATGCTATGCGTTTAACTTGTTCCTCGGTGCTCATTGTATTCTGGTGTTCTTTTTTACACTCTGTAATGCTTGTTATTTCTCGGTGAATCCTTGCTAAGAATGAACCACAGAAAGTTTGTTGATGCTTGCTGGATAAACATCAAAATGGTTGGGTAGCATATTGTACTCTTCTTTGTTGCTGTGACATATAGTTTCCATTTAAGTTGTGTGATGGTTTTTTTCCTACTTTTTTTGGGTGAGTTGTGACGATTAGCATTTGTTTAATTATGCTTGGTTTGTTGTCTGTCTCTCAGTTGATTCTATTCCTGGTTGCACAGTTTTGTCTGCACATGATATTCTGAGCATCAGTTTTCAGAAAACCTACTGTAAGATTGACTGTCTACTGAACGTCCCAAACATTTCAGAACTTGATTCGGTCCCGCCACTTGCTGTCAAAAGCCAGGTCTAACACGACACAGGATGACCGAACTTGTTTGGAAATATACATCATTAACTAAAAGACACTTGGCCTGTATGATATTCTTGTGTTGCAAAGGATGAATCACCAATTCAGATCATTATATTTCACAGTTGGCAATTACACGTACCTTGTGTTCATAACCAACATGACAAATGGACACGAACGAATTGCCTCCGGATTTTCAATGTGAGGAATAAAAAGAACAATAAGATTTGACAGGGCTGGGAATAGACAAAAGCAAGTTTTAAGTATCAACATCTCTCCGAAACATCATACAACGACGTCCAGTCCTCAAAGTATCAAACAATTTACAGGGTATGGAAAGCAAACTTATTTAACTTTACACCATCTACATTTTACAAAAATACAGTAATTAACATTGTCTGTACACAATCAATCTTATGTTTGTGTCTGAGCCTTTCTAGACAAAATGGTGGACATCCGACGGAAGAATGACTTCTTTTTCCGTAACTTCTGGTCCGGTACAAAGTGATCCATGCTATTAGTTGACATGTGCAACTTCGAATCCGTAAGAAATTCTCCATCTTCCTGGTAAGAGCTCTTGTGGTCGGCAAATTTCTTAGATGGAGCGCTCACATGACTAACTGCATGTGTTACTGCTTCATGGGCTTTCCCACGCTGCTCACGTTCAGCTCTCCATCTTCTCAGCTCCTTCTCAGCACCAAGTTTCCCCTCATTTGCCATATCAGCCCTCACTAACGCGATTTGAAGAGCATCCTTCTTTTGGCTCATCTCCTTGGACGCTTCATGTAGTTTGTCTAGCCTCCTTGATTCAGAATCTTTCGCCAACTCTATTTGTGCCAAAGCTGCTGCGACCCTCTCATTTGCAAGCTCTTCTGCTTCATGGACCCTCTTGCTAAAAGCATGATATTCACTTATAGGAAGTGTTACTCCTCTAGGAGAATCAGCAACACTTCTTGTCTCCTCACTCTCTTGCATTGCTTGAGCTGCCACTAGTGCTAGCCTCTCAGATGCGTTAGACGCCTCTATCTCTTTCAAAACTGCACGTAACCTGACATCTGCTGTTGTTGCAGAAGCCTTGGTTTGTTCAGCTTCTTCCTTGGCCCTTCTCAGTTCTTCTTGTGCCAAATGAGCTGCCATCTTGGCATCTTCTGCCTCATGCGCTGCTTGCTGCAACATCCTTGGAAGCTTCACCATTTTTTCCTGGGTTTCTGCTTCCTTCTTATGCACCATTTCTATCTCTTGCTTCGTGCTGTTGAGCTCAGCTTCTAAAGAAGAAACTGTGATGGATGCCATACACTCCCTCTGCTGCAATGTAACAAGTGAAGCTTTCTCCTTATCAAGCTCTGTCCTGAGTGTTTCTGCAATAACTCTTATTAAGTTGGCTTCATTTTCTGCATATTCTAATTTCCCTCTAACCTCATCAAGCTCCTTTCTTTTTGAAGCTAGAGCTTCTTTGATTGACCTACTAatttcttttgcttctttggaGCCTTGCTCCTGAACCACTCCAGCTTCGTCACTCAATTTGTTTTCCATATAGGCAGCTAGCTCACCTTGGAGGCTAAGTAGCTTACGCACGTTTTCATCAACTTTGGATTCAACATCTGTTTTGGATAGAATTTGCTCGTTGAGTTGGTGCAACTCCTCATGTGCCTGCTGCAACTCTTTCTCCCAAGCCAGGCAATCGTGCTCTTTTGCCAAAGCTGCCCCAAGTCTGTGCTCTTCTGCTTCGTGGTGTGCAGCATGGGCTGACTCGAGAGACTCTTTGGATGCAATAAGTTCTGAAGTGACGTCCTCCACTTGCTTCTCGGTTTCCTTCGCAGCAGAAACAGCTTCCTCAGCTCTTTTGACTGCTGTATCCCTTTCAGTGGTTAAGACAGAATACTGTTCACGTGTTGATCTCAACTCCTCTTTTATCAACTTCAGTTCCTCGGCAGCCTTTTCATGTCTTTCTTTGGCGACTGTCAACTGTGTTTGGGCTATTACACTAGCTTCATCATCAATCCCCTGCTCCATTTCTTGTGCCCTAAGCTGGGCAAGTTCAGAATCTTGCTTTGCTTGGTCAACTTCAAGCTGTGCCCTGTCCAACTTATGCTTCAGCTCCTCAACAAATCTCTTAGTTCTCTCTAGCTCTTTGATTACGTGTGATTTGGCCACCTCAGCAGCTTCCCAATCTTCTTTGAATTGTGGAATTTCCTGCTGAATCTTTTCAAGCTCAAGTTGCATGACCCTGCATCTCTGCATAAAGACAAATTTTACTTTGTGATTGTATTATACATAATGAAATGTTATCGAACCTCTGTTAAGAGGAAGTTGCTGTTCCCAAAACCGAATAACCGTATCTGTTCAGGGAAGGAAATGCATATAAAACACGACCATCCATGTGTCTGACCATGATCCATATGAAGTTTAAAACAAAGAGACATTTACCTCTAATGATTGAGCTCTGTAGGCTTTCCAATCAACAATTCCTCCAAACTTGGTGACAGCCTCTTTAACAGACTCAAACGGTGCAGTAGTGTCAACAAAACCTCTGTATGAGCCTTCAGACCCCTTTTCTGATTCCTCTTTCCTTTCCGGGGTGACAACAATGTTCTCATGATCATTCATATGTTCTTCTTTAGATTTCATTTCAGCTGTTATCATAGTACTCACACTGGTAAAACCATTTTCAGATATGTTTTTCAATTCAGTCTTATTTGTTAAAATAGCATGATCTGCCTCATCTTTCGATGAATCATCAAATGCCTGAGCTGGTCCAAAGTGAGAGGGTATTTTCGGTGATGAAATTACAGCGTGGCCTATAGGGGACTCCAATTCGGCCAGGTGCTCTGTCAAATTCCGTTGTAACTTTTGTTGGATTTCCAAGGATGTATCTGGACTCTCAATAGAAACTGGTGCCAGGTTTTCAGCATTCTGTATTCTTGTTTTCCCATGGCCATTACTTTCAAAAACTTCCATGGAAGCAGGAACGTTGGTGGTAACAATGCTTCTGTTGTTTTTTTAGGGGAAAAATCCTTCTGTTGTTGACGAAGATGTATATAGAGACGACTATTTGGCTAGTTTATGGATCAGTCAACTCCATTCCCAAAGCTTAGTATTCACAGGGTTTTTCTCCTAAAAAAATTCAGGCAAAAAAAATGGATCAGCTTACAGAACGTGAGCTGAatcaaaaattcatatttttttatgaggGAAATACAGTAGGGGAGGTCCCTACTAGTGTAGTAAACCAAGCAGAATATGCTCATATCTGACACCTCCTTGTCATGagggatatttttttttaaaaacaatacAACATAGGAAATCCAGATACTGCATTTGTCACTATTTACAGATCAACCCACTTTCCATGTGTATGCCATGTATGAACAACCTTGTGTGCAGTAGAGCCAGAGAGGTACCAGCATAACAA
The nucleotide sequence above comes from Phragmites australis chromosome 4, lpPhrAust1.1, whole genome shotgun sequence. Encoded proteins:
- the LOC133915984 gene encoding protein WEAK CHLOROPLAST MOVEMENT UNDER BLUE LIGHT 1-like codes for the protein MEVFESNGHGKTRIQNAENLAPVSIESPDTSLEIQQKLQRNLTEHLAELESPIGHAVISSPKIPSHFGPAQAFDDSSKDEADHAILTNKTELKNISENGFTSVSTMITAEMKSKEEHMNDHENIVVTPERKEESEKGSEGSYRGFVDTTAPFESVKEAVTKFGGIVDWKAYRAQSLERCRVMQLELEKIQQEIPQFKEDWEAAEVAKSHVIKELERTKRFVEELKHKLDRAQLEVDQAKQDSELAQLRAQEMEQGIDDEASVIAQTQLTVAKERHEKAAEELKLIKEELRSTREQYSVLTTERDTAVKRAEEAVSAAKETEKQVEDVTSELIASKESLESAHAAHHEAEEHRLGAALAKEHDCLAWEKELQQAHEELHQLNEQILSKTDVESKVDENVRKLLSLQGELAAYMENKLSDEAGVVQEQGSKEAKEISRSIKEALASKRKELDEVRGKLEYAENEANLIRVIAETLRTELDKEKASLVTLQQRECMASITVSSLEAELNSTKQEIEMVHKKEAETQEKMVKLPRMLQQAAHEAEDAKMAAHLAQEELRRAKEEAEQTKASATTADVRLRAVLKEIEASNASERLALVAAQAMQESEETRSVADSPRGVTLPISEYHAFSKRVHEAEELANERVAAALAQIELAKDSESRRLDKLHEASKEMSQKKDALQIALVRADMANEGKLGAEKELRRWRAEREQRGKAHEAVTHAVSHVSAPSKKFADHKSSYQEDGEFLTDSKLHMSTNSMDHFVPDQKLRKKKSFFRRMSTILSRKAQTQT